Proteins encoded in a region of the Deltaproteobacteria bacterium genome:
- a CDS encoding MMPL family transporter: MTNSSWQLKLEKLFRLQGEFITRRPWVTLLFSLVCIGIATAEVPNIKFDGSVKGFLSADHPAVVSIDENAKHFGITDMIIVAVESENIFTPENLEKLQQLHNALLEEVKHVERVDSILNARTIRGEQDELLVEEFLNPIPSSQAELDVKRKQAIEHPLYQNLVISKDARLTTLLIKSSFKPNQAGIDKALTKICEDITAVVKRFQQDDFRILIGGTPSLSNSLRATMKREMPRFMGATLVGIAIFLFIMFRRTSGVLMPTVTLVFSVLCTLGMISWSGQPLQMPTMILPSFLVAVGVGDSVHLLAYFYRRFDETNDKGEAVVYALHHTGLPMLLTTLTTAAGLLSFAGAPILPVSNLGVFSALGIIVAFLLTVVLLPALICLFPLKSRTRQALAYKHGGVTRALRFFSTFAIQRAPWITAFTLLLLITAIGFASQLGFSHNPLKWLPEDYPIRAATETIDRVMGGSVSIDIIVDSGQPDGLKEPKLLNAIDRAMSKLEKFESGAIKVSKVTGLPILMKELHRALHDNDPSFYLIPETRALVAQELLLFENSDSDDLETMVDFNYEKARIAMMIPWTDSVLYTDFIQTVESTFRAELGTMAKVEVSGVLPLLSQTLHAVIRTTAKSYAIALSIIAVMMCLLLSSIHYGLLSMIPNLLPITLVMAWMYIGQIPLDLFTMLVASVAIGITVDDTIHFMYNFVRDYRRHEDVDAAIHRTLQHAGRAMLVTTIVLSVGFMTFTASEIHNLSNFGKLTTFTIVLALVADFLVAPALLKVTHRSK, encoded by the coding sequence ATGACCAACTCCTCTTGGCAACTCAAGCTGGAAAAACTCTTTAGATTACAGGGAGAATTTATCACGCGACGCCCCTGGGTGACGCTCCTCTTTAGCCTAGTCTGTATTGGTATAGCCACCGCTGAGGTCCCGAACATTAAATTCGACGGCAGCGTCAAAGGGTTTTTAAGCGCCGATCACCCCGCAGTGGTGAGTATTGACGAAAACGCTAAACACTTTGGCATTACCGATATGATCATCGTGGCCGTTGAGTCAGAGAACATTTTCACACCCGAGAACCTCGAAAAACTCCAGCAGCTCCACAACGCTTTACTTGAAGAAGTGAAGCATGTTGAGAGAGTGGACAGCATTCTCAACGCTCGAACCATTCGGGGCGAGCAAGACGAGCTCTTAGTCGAAGAGTTTCTGAATCCTATCCCGAGTTCACAAGCAGAGCTGGATGTTAAGAGAAAACAAGCCATCGAGCATCCCCTTTATCAAAACCTAGTGATCTCAAAGGACGCCAGACTTACAACTCTTTTAATAAAATCCAGCTTCAAACCCAACCAAGCCGGCATCGACAAAGCACTTACGAAGATATGTGAAGACATCACCGCAGTGGTTAAGCGGTTTCAGCAAGACGACTTCCGTATTTTGATCGGCGGTACTCCATCTTTGTCCAATAGCTTAAGGGCGACGATGAAACGAGAAATGCCCCGGTTTATGGGGGCTACATTGGTGGGCATCGCCATCTTCTTGTTCATTATGTTCCGCAGGACGTCCGGCGTTCTCATGCCTACGGTTACCCTGGTGTTTTCGGTTCTATGCACCCTGGGGATGATTTCTTGGAGCGGGCAGCCCCTGCAAATGCCCACCATGATTTTACCTAGCTTTCTGGTCGCCGTTGGCGTTGGTGACTCTGTGCATTTACTCGCCTACTTTTATCGCCGCTTCGATGAGACCAACGACAAAGGTGAAGCCGTCGTTTACGCCCTACACCACACAGGGCTCCCCATGCTTCTAACGACCTTAACCACCGCCGCGGGGCTACTTTCCTTTGCAGGCGCTCCCATTTTACCGGTCTCGAACCTTGGGGTTTTCTCAGCTCTTGGAATCATCGTGGCATTCTTACTAACGGTTGTTTTACTGCCGGCGCTGATTTGCCTCTTCCCCCTCAAAAGCCGAACGCGCCAAGCTCTTGCCTATAAACACGGTGGCGTCACCCGAGCCCTGAGATTTTTCAGCACCTTCGCCATCCAACGCGCGCCCTGGATAACAGCGTTCACACTTCTCTTGTTGATAACGGCCATAGGGTTTGCCTCACAGCTTGGCTTCTCCCATAACCCACTCAAGTGGCTTCCTGAGGATTACCCCATTCGGGCAGCCACCGAGACAATCGACCGAGTCATGGGTGGTTCAGTGTCCATCGACATCATCGTCGACAGCGGACAACCCGACGGCCTAAAAGAGCCCAAACTTCTCAACGCCATCGATCGGGCCATGAGCAAACTTGAGAAGTTTGAATCAGGAGCAATTAAGGTTTCAAAAGTTACTGGGCTTCCAATTCTCATGAAAGAGCTCCACCGTGCTCTTCATGACAACGACCCGAGTTTCTATCTGATACCCGAGACCCGTGCCTTGGTCGCTCAAGAACTCCTTCTCTTTGAGAATAGCGATTCGGACGATCTCGAAACGATGGTTGATTTCAATTATGAAAAGGCCCGAATTGCGATGATGATTCCGTGGACAGATTCGGTACTTTATACCGACTTTATCCAAACGGTAGAATCCACTTTTCGGGCTGAACTGGGCACCATGGCGAAAGTGGAAGTCAGCGGCGTCTTACCACTTTTGTCGCAAACACTTCATGCCGTAATTAGGACCACCGCAAAAAGTTATGCCATCGCCTTAAGCATCATTGCAGTGATGATGTGCTTACTTTTAAGCAGCATCCATTATGGGCTTCTAAGCATGATACCCAATCTTTTACCCATTACCCTCGTCATGGCCTGGATGTATATCGGTCAAATCCCCCTAGATCTTTTCACCATGCTGGTTGCCTCGGTGGCCATTGGGATCACAGTCGACGACACCATCCACTTTATGTACAACTTTGTGAGAGATTATCGGCGCCACGAAGACGTTGATGCAGCCATCCATAGGACGCTTCAACATGCCGGCCGGGCCATGCTGGTCACGACCATTGTGCTTTCTGTGGGCTTTATGACTTTCACGGCCT